Proteins from a genomic interval of Excalfactoria chinensis isolate bCotChi1 chromosome 21, bCotChi1.hap2, whole genome shotgun sequence:
- the HYOU1 gene encoding hypoxia up-regulated protein 1, producing MESRMAGAPRWALGWMLRWMLGWMLLACCVPHAEPLAVMSVDMGSESMKIAIVKPGVPMEIVLNKESRRKTPVAVALKENERLFGDSAVGMSIKTPKVAFRYFQDLLGKQIDNPQVALYQSRFPEHELMKDEKRQTVIFKLSQALQYSPEEMLGMVLNYSRGLAEEFAEQPIKDAVITVPAYFNQAERRAVLHAARMADLKVLQLINDNTAVALNYGVFRRKDINATAQNIMFYDMGAGSTVCTIVTYQTVKTKDSGTQPQLQIQGIGYDRTLGGLEMELRLRDYLAKLFNDQHPSKDVRKNPRAMAKLLKEANRLKTVLSANVDHMAQIEGLLDDIDFKAKVSRQEFEDLCSDLFQRVPGPVQQALSSAEMNLDGIDQVILVGGATRVPKVQEVLLKAVGKEELGKNINADEAAAMGAVYQAAALSKAFKVKPFMVRDAAMFPIQVEFTREVEEDDKSKSLKHNKRILFQRMAPYPQRKVITFNRYTDDFEFYVNYGDLSFLNQDDLRIFGSLNLTTVRLKGVGESFKKHSDYESKGIKAHFNMDESGVLSLDRVESVFETLVEDKLEEESTLTKLGNTISSLFGGGGHTPETGENLTDSVQEEEESLAEAAKEEQGVKQGQKSSAEDAGEEQGGEKQQSPPPDQAEAVPPKEESQKNKEGEKSEAQDPKEERETVKEEELSKSSGADAAKAEEEKKIKAPKKQKVVHEITMELDVNDVPDLLEDELKSSMKKLQDLTVRDLEKQEREKSANSLESFIFETQDKLYQEEFLFVSTEQEREEISKKLSEASNWMEEEGYAAATKELKDKLAELKKLCRNLFFRVEERRKWPERLAALESLLNHSNIFLKGARMIPESDQIFTEVELGTLEKAINETMVWKNETLAEQNKLSPAEKPVLLSKDIELKIAGLDREVQYLLNKAKFAKPKPKKEKNDTKSDSGKNATATSESESNIPPTEGKQEEKPEDISPAKEPPAAEKVQIGDEPGSDSGSNKEKKAEAGGESRKNDEL from the exons ATGGAGAGCAGGATGGCGGGGGCGCCCCGCTGGGCGCTGGGCTGGATGCTGCGCTGGATGTTGGGCTGGATGCTGCTCGCCTGCTGCGTGCCGCACGCAG AGCCGCTGGCCGTGATGTCCGTGGACATGGGCAGCGAGTCCATGAAGATCGCCATTGTGAAGCCCGGAGTGCCGATGGAAATCGTCCTGAACAA GGAATCACGGAGGAAAACACCTGTAGCTGTTGCTTTGAAGGAGAATGAGCGTCTCTTTGGTGATAGTGCGGTAGGAATG TCTATAAAGACCCCCAAGGTGGCATTCAGATACTTTCAAGATCTGCTGGGTAAGCAAATAGATAACCCTCAAGTGGCACTGTACCAGTCCCGATTCCCAGAGCATGAACTGATGAAGGACGAGAAGAGACAGACTGTTATCTTCAAGCTGTCACA GGCATTACAGTATTCTCCGGAGGAGATGCTTGGTATGGTCCTGAACTATTCACGTGGTCTGGCTGAGGAATTTGCAG agcagcccaTCAAGGATGCAGTGATCACTGTTCCTGCCTACTTCAaccaggcagagaggagagcgGTGCTGCACGCTGCTCGCATGGCTGACTTAAAGGTTCTGCAGCTGATCAATGACAACACTGCTGTAGCTTTGAACTATGGGGTTTTCAGGAGGAAAGACATCAATGCCACTGCACAG AATATCATGTTTTACGACATGGGAGCTGGAAGCACCGTTTGTACTATTGTTACCTATCAGACAGTGAAAACTAAGGACTCGGGAACCCAGCCTCAGTTGCAGATCCAGGGCATTGG GTATGACCGTACTCTTGGAGGTTTAGAGATGGAGCTTCGTCTCCGAGATTACTTGGCAAAGCTCTTTAATGATCAGCACCCCTCAAAAGACGTCCGAAAGAATCCCCGGGCCATGGCCAAGCTGCTGAAGGAGGCCAACCGCCTGAAAACTGTCCTGAGTGCAAATGTTGACCACATGGCACAG ATTGAGGGGCTGCTGGATGACATTGACTTCAAAGCCAAAGTCTCAAGGCAAGAATTTGAGGATTTGTGCTCTGACTTGTTCCAGCGAGTCCCAGGACCTGTGCAGCAGGCTTTGAGCAGCGCAGAGATGAACCTG GATGGAATTGACCAGGTGATTCTAGTTGGCGGTGCCACACGGGTCCCCAAAGTGCAGGAAGTTTTGCTGAAAGCTGTGGGCAA GGAAGAACTAGGCAAGAATATCAATGCTGATGAGGCTGCTGCCATGGGTGCAGTCTATcaggcagctgctctgagcaaagCCTTTAAGGTGAAGCCTTTCATGGTTCGAGACGCAGCCATGTTTCCTATCCAG GTGGAGTTTACTCGTGAAGTTGAGGAAGATGATAAATCCAAGAGTTTAAAGCATAACAAGAGGATTTTGTTCCAACGCATGGCACCTTATCCACAGCGTAAAGTGATCACTTTCAACCGCTACACAGATGACTTTGAGTTCTATGTCAACTATGGAGATCTGTCTTTCTTGAACCAGGATGACTTGCG AATTTTTGGGTCTTTAAATCTCACCACCGTGAGGCTAAAGGGAGTTGGAGAGAGTTTTAAGAAGCACTCGGATTATGAGTCCAAAGGCATCAAAGCTCACTTCAATATGGATGAGAGCGGAGTGCTAAGTCTTGACCGG GTGGAATCTGTGTTTGAGACCTTGGTGGAAGACAAGCTGGAGGAGGAGTCAACACTGACAA AACTTGGTAACACCATCTCAAGCCTGTTTGGGGGTGGTGGCCATACACCAGAGACTGGAGAGAACCTGACAGACTCGGTGCAG gaagaagaagaaagcctAGCAGAAGCAGCTAAAGAAGAGCAGGGGGTGAAACAAGGCCAGAAGAGTAGTGCAGAAGATGCTGGTGAAGAGCAAGGAGGGGAGAAACAGCAGTCACCACCTCCAGATCAGGCAGAGGCTGTCCCTCCTAAAGAAGAgtctcagaaaaacaaagaaggcGAGAAATCAGAGGCTCAG GATCccaaagaagagagagaaactgTGAAAGAGGAAGAGCTTTCCAAAAGTTCTGGTGCAGATGCTGccaaagcagaggaagagaaaaagatcaAAGCACCCAAGAAGCAGAAAGTTGTCCATGAGATCACGATGGAACTGGATGTAAATGATGTGCCTGACCTGCTGGAGGATGAACTGAAGAGCTCAATGaaaaa GCTCCAAGATTTGACAGTCAGAGATctggagaaacaggaaagagaaaaatcagccAACAGCTTGGAGTCGTTCATTTTTGAGACCCAG GACAAGCTTTACCAAGAAGAGTTCCTGTTTGTCTCAACAGagcaggagagagaagaaatatcCAAAAAGCTTAGTGAAGCTTCAAACTGGATGGAGGAGGAAGGCTATGCAGCTGCAACAAAG GAGCTGAAAGACAAGCTTGCAGAGCTGAAGAAGCTCTGTAGGAACCTCTTCTTCCGTGTCGAGGAAAGGAGGAAGTGGCCAGAACGGCTGGCTGCCCTGGAGAGTCTGCTTAACCACTCAAACATCTTTCTCAA GGGAGCCCGAATGATCCCGGAGTCTGACCAGATATTCACAGAAGTGGAACTGGGCACACTGGAAAAAGCAATCAACGAAACAATG GtatggaaaaatgaaacactggCAGAACAGAATAAACTGTCCCCTGCTGAGAAACCTGTCCTGCTGTCCAAAGATATAGAGCTCAAGATAGCAGGCCTGGACAGGGAAGTGCAGTATCTTCTGAACAAGGCCAAGTttgcaaaaccaaaacccaaaaagGAGAAGAACGACACAAAATCTGATTCAGGCAAGAATGCTACAGCGACCTCTGAGAGTGAGAGCAATATCCCTCCCACGGAGGGGAAGCAAGAAG AGAAACCTGAGGATATCAGTCCAGCCAAGGAACCCCCAGCGGCTGAGAAAGTACAGATAGGTGATGAGCCTGGATCAGACTCCG GGTccaacaaagagaagaaagcagaagctggaggagaaagcaggaaaaatgatGAGTTGTAA